In Oryza glaberrima chromosome 8, OglaRS2, whole genome shotgun sequence, the following are encoded in one genomic region:
- the LOC127781527 gene encoding uncharacterized protein LOC127781527: protein MSHPSSSSSSAPPAAAEATSLAPGFRFHPTDEELVSYYLKRKVHGRPLKVDAIAEVDLYKVEPWDLPARSRLRSRDSQWYFFSRLDRKHANRARTNRATAGGYWKTTGKDREVRNGPTTVGMKKTLVFHAGRAPKGERTNWVMHEYRLDGQTTIPPQDSFVVCRIFQKAGPGPQNGAQYGAPFVEEEWEEDDEDVGLLPVEEKDNSDDQEKEISGAMEKGYLQMSDLVQNLVDQNENGTIALPVSDNSNNSNHSEDVDGNSGDILSDQNLGSNFLHHVEPVEQNGLVLNENMFSSANAGDLFNISSPNDGFLELKDFADIADLENPLANESTIWPSDGWPWKSTDSMEAVNGASNEFSPLAGEQIFQPEELEQLLQSLQEDSHMGSTISDPPHSSITNLAKPEEDCLMFYDAPFDSSMCDDGFRQLNGFLGSPSTNLSGIDMVDDGMPYYDAMDDNLFNDLLSSVQPSAGSSSHAFSGPVLTQEVNNTTYTYSPTQKVLEPNFVVGAPSSARLPEAGSQLNYVVLPDSQTKSSLIGKRFVKILDSISAPPAFAAAEFPASLRKSLAPISGAHHNTIRVSAEVISIGSLTPASQDKWSLEKDEGMELLFSAGFEPDTRVHFGCNTITAVLRGGFCLFFFSAIMLLVSYEVGMCIYGK from the exons ATGAGCCacccctcctcgtcgtcctcctccgctcccccggcggcggccgaggccaCCTCCCTCGCACCGGGATTCCGGTTCCACCCGACGGATGAGGAGCTGGTGTCCTACTACCTGAAGCGGAAGGTCCATGGGCGGCCGCTCAAGGTGGACGCCATCGCGGAGGTGGACCTGTACAAGGTGGAGCCATGGGACCTCCCCGCCCGCTCCCGCCTCCGCAGCCGCGACTCCCAGTGGTACTTCTTCAGCCGCCTCGACCGCAAGCACGCCAACCGCGCCCGCACcaaccgcgccaccgccggcggctaCTGGAAGACCACCGGCAAGGACAGGGAGGTCCGCAACGGCCCCACCACCGTCGGCATGAAGAAGACCCTCGTCTTCCACGCCGGCCGCGCCCCCAAGGGCGAGCGCACCAACTGGGTCATGCACGAGTACCGCCTCGACGGCCAAACCACCATCCCACCACAG GATTCATTCGTCGTGTGCCGTATCTTCCAGAAAGCCGGCCCAGGTCCACAGAACGGGGCTCAGTACGGAGCTCCTTTTGTTGAggaggagtgggaggaggatgacgaggatGTTGGTTTGCTACCGGTGGAGGAGAAGGACAACTCTGATGACCAGGAAAAGGAAATTTCTGGTGCTATGGAGAAGGGCTATCTCCAGATGAGTGACCTCGTTCAG aactTGGTTGATCAAAATGAGAATGGTACCATTGCCTTGCCAGTTTCTGACAATTCAAACAACAGCAACCATTCTGAAGACGTGGATGGAAATTCAGGGGACATTTTAAGTGACCAAAACCTTGGGTCTAACTTTCTTCACCATGTTGAGCCTGTGGAGCAAAACGGCCTAGTGCTTaatgaaaatatgttttctaGTGCCAATGCTGGAGACCTTTTTAATATATCTAGCCCCAATGATGGATTCCTAGAACTGAAGGATTTTGCAGATATTGCAGATTTGGAGAATCCTTTAGCCAATGAGTCCACCATCTGGCCTTCTGATGGTTGGCCCTGGAAATCAACTGATTCCATGGAGGCTGTGAATGGGGCTAGCAATGAATTTTCTCCCTTAGCTGGTGAACAGATATTCCAGCCAGAAGAATTGGAACAGTTGTTACAGTCACTGCAAGAAGACTCTCATATGGGTTCAACTATCTCTGATCCCCCACATTCATCTATAACAAATTTAGCTAAGCCAGAGGAAGATTGTCTAATGTTCTATGATGCACCCTTTGATTCTTCAATGTGTGATGATGGTTTTAGACAGCTCAATGGATTTCTTGGCTCCCCATCGACCAATCTATCTGGTATTGACATGGTGGACGATGGTATGCCGTACTATGATGCGATGGATGATAACTTGTTTAATGATCTTCTGAGCTCAGTACAGCCATCAGCTGGTAGCAGTTCCCATGCTTTTAGTGGGCCAGTCCTTACTCAAGAG GTCAACAATACAACCTATACATATAGTCCAACTCAAAAGGTTTTAGAACCTAATTTTGTAGTTGGTGCCCCATCATCTGCTAGGTTACCTGAAGCGGGTAGTCAGTTAAATTATGTTGTTTTACCAG ATTCCCAGACCAAGAGTAGTCTGATCGGGAAGCGTTTTGTAAAGATACTGGATTCAATCTCTGCTCCCCCTGCTTTTGCAGCAGCAGAGTTCCCAGCTAGCCTTCGCAAATCCTTGGCTCCTATTTCTGGAGCTCATCACAACACTATCCGTGTCTCTGCTGAAGTAATCAGCATAGGAAGTTTAACTCCTGCTTCTCAAGATAAGTGGTCCCTTGAGAAGGATGAAGGCATGGAGCTGCTCTTCTCGGCAGGTTTTGAGCCTGATACCCGTGTACACTTTGGCTGCAACACAATAACCGCAGTACTGCGTGGTGGCTTCTGCCTCTTCTTCTTTTCAGCAATAATGCTCTTGGTGAGCTACGAGGTGGGCATGTGCATCTATGGCAAGTAG
- the LOC127781530 gene encoding malate dehydrogenase [NADP], chloroplastic codes for MAAIDLSSPARSSPAPLSPRRGSLHLLLRRPRRPTLRCSLDAAPKQAQAQGPPAAVAAEEAPTARKECYGVFCTTYDLRADEKTKSWKSLVNVAVSGAAGMISNHLLFKLASGEVFGPDQPIALKLLGSERSIQALEGVAMELEDSLYPLLREVSIGIDPYVVFEDAEWALLIGAKPRGPGMERSALLDINGQIFAEQGKALNSVASRNVKVIVVGNPCNTNALICLKNAPNIPAKNFHALTRLDENRAKCQLALKAGVFYDKVSNMTIWGNHSTTQVPDFLNAKINGRPVKEVIKDTKWLEDEFTKTVQKRGGVLIQKWGRSSAASTAVSIVDAIRSLVNPTPEGDWFSTGVYTTGNPYGIAEDIVFSMPCRSKGDGDYELVKDVAMDDFLWERIKKSEAELLAEKRCVAHLTGEGNAFCDLPGDTMLPGEM; via the exons ATGGCGGCAATCGATCTCTCCTCCCCCGCAAGATCATCGCCGGCGCCTCTCTCCCCGCGCCGCGGCTCcctgcacctcctcctccgacgcccGCGCCGACCCACCCTCCGCTGCTCCCTCGACGCCGCGCCAAA GCAGGCTCAGGCTCAGGGCCCGCCCGCGGCggtcgcggcggaggaggcgcccaCCGCGCGCAAGGAGTGCTATGGCGTCTTCTGCACCACCTACGACCTCAGGGCG GATGAGAAGACAAAGTCCTGGAAGAGCTTAGTGAATGTTGCTGTGTCGGGTGCAGCAGGGATGATATCAAATCATCTGCTTTTCAAA CTTGCCTCTGGTGAGGTTTTTGGACCGGACCAACCAATAGCACTTAAGTTGTTGGGCTCTGAAAGATCAATACAAGCACTTGAAG GTGTGGCTATGGAATTGGAGGATTCACTGTATCCATTGCTAAGGGAAGTCAGCATTGGTATAGACCCTTATGTAGTCTTCGAAGATGCAGAATGGGCTCTTCTTATTGGGGCTAAGCCCAGAGGTCCTGGAATGGAGCGATCTGCCTTACTAGATATCAACGGTCAAATCTTTGCTGAACAG GGGAAAGCACTTAACTCTGTGGCATCTCGGAATGTGAAGGTCATAGTTGTCGGGAACCCCTGTAACACTAA TGCATTGATTTGCTTAAAGAATGCTCCCAACATACCAGCAAAAAACTTTCATGCATTGACGAGGTTGGATGAAAATAGAGCCAAGTGCCAG CTGGCACTAAAAGCAGGTGTATTTTATGACAAAGTATCAAATATGACTATTTGGGGGAACCACTCAACAACTCAG GTTCCTGATTTTTTGAATGCTAAAATTAACGGGAGACCAGTGAAAGAAGTCATTAAAGACACAAAGTGGTTAGAAGATGAATTCACCAAAACAGTTCAAAAG CGTGGAGGAGTACTCATACAAAAATGGGGCAGATCTTCAGCTGCATCAACCGCCGTTTCCATCGTGGATGCTATTAGGTCCCTTGTAAATCCTACCCCAGAAGGCGATTGGTTCTCTACTGGG GTTTATACGACTGGAAATCCTTATGGCATAGCAGAGGACATCGTGTTCAGTATGCCATGCAGGTCAAAG GGTGATGGTGACTACGAACTAGTTAAAGATGTGGCAATGGACGATTTCCTCTGGGAACGGATAAAAAAG AGTGAAGCTGAACTGCTCGCCGAGAAAAGATGCGTTGCCCATCTTACTGGAGAG GGCAATGCATTTTGTGATCTTCCCGGAGACACCATGCTTCCAGGAGAAATGTAG
- the LOC127781135 gene encoding BAHD acyltransferase DCR-like gives MRHLPDTAPPSIPIHRLDRSISPLPYHQLASFYSILFSSPLLWSTSHPPLRLYQPRLPLATSSLAHTLISSLITYISYRSTTTTMAAVDNAPPAPVVTVTSTRTVAPAAAKCVLATFDLPYITFYYNQKLLLYRLPNGASDFPDAVARMSASLSDALAYFYPLAGRIRQDDHDGSLSIHGQHGAEVIEASADHVSVDQLAGEECSEEAEKVMQLLVPYTGVMNLEGLNRPLLAVQLTRLRDGVAVGCAFNHAVLDGTSTWHFMTSWAELCRGGGAPSLLPVHNRGMARSVRVNLPLPASAEAHEKTDPNGPKVPLVARVFSFPPSAVARAKAAANAALPPGAKPFSSFQSLAAHIWRAVSRARALGPSDITVFAVFADCRARLSPPLPPAYFGNLIQAVFTGVPAGMLLAGPPELAAGLLQKAIDDHDAAAITRRLEEYEAAPKLFHYSDAGPNCVAVGSSPRFRVYDVDFGFGRPERVRSGANNKFDGMVYLYPGRGGDGGIDVELSLQPEPMQRLDKDQDFLQMRAP, from the exons ATGCGCCACCTCCCCGACACTGCTCCGCCTTCAATTCCGATCCATCGTCTCGATCGATCCATCTCTCCCCTACCATAccatcagctagctagcttctactcgatcctcttctcctctcctctcctctggaGCACATCACATCCACCTCTTCGTCTATATCAACCCCGCCTTCCTCTAGCTACCTCTTCACTCGCTCACACTCTGATCAGCTCTCTAATCACATATATATCGTATCGAtcaacgacgacgacaatggCGGCCGTCGACAATGCCCCGCCGGCGCCAGTGGTCACCGTCACCTCCACCCGCACCGTCGCCCCAGCCGCCGCCAAGTGCGTCCTCGCCACATTCGACCTCCCCTACATCACCTTCTACTACAACCAGAAGCTGCTCCTCTACCGCCTCCCCAACGGCGCCTCCGACTtccccgacgccgtcgcccgcaTGTCGGCCTCCCTCTCCGACGCCCTCGCCTACTTCTACCCGCTCGCCGGCCGCATCCGCCAGGACGACCACGACGGCTCCCTCTCCATCCACGGCCAACACGGCGCCGAGGTCATCGAGGCCTCCGCCGACCATGTCTCCGTCGACCAACTCGCCGGAGAGGAGTGctcggaggaggcggagaaggtGATGCAGCTCCTCGTCCCCTACACCGGCGTCATGAACCTCGAGGGCCTGAACCGCCCGCTGCTCGCCGTCCAG TTGACACGTCTGCGGGACGGGGTGGCAGTGGGGTGCGCCTTCAACCACGCCGTCCTCGACGGCACCTCCACCTGGCACTTCATGACGTCATGGGCGGAGCTctgccggggcggcggcgcgccgtcgctgctgccggTGCACAACCGCGGCATGGCGCGCTCCGTCCGCGTCAACCTCCCGCTCCCGGCGTCCGCCGAGGCGCACGAGAAGACCGACCCCAATGGGCCCAAGGTGCCCCTCGTGGCCCGCGTCTTCTCCTTCCCGCCCTCCGCCGTGGCCCGCGCCAaggccgccgccaacgccgccctGCCCCCCGGCGCCAAgcccttctcctccttccagTCGCTCGCCGCCCACATCtggcgcgccgtctcccgcgcccgcgccctcggcCCCTCCGACATCACCGTCTTCGCCGTCTTCGCCGACTGCCGCGCCCGCCTCAGCCCGCCCCTCCCGCCCGCCTACTTCGGCAACCTCATCCAGGCTGTCTTCACCGGCGTGCCCGCGGGGATGCTCCTCGCTGGcccgcccgagctcgccgcgggGCTGCTGCAGAAGGCCATCGAcgaccacgacgccgccgccatcacccgGAGGCTGGAGGAGTACGAGGCGGCGCCCAAGCTGTTCCACTACAGCGACGCCGGCCCCAACTGCGTCGCCGTCGGCAGCTCGCCGCGCTTCAGGGTGTACGACGTCGACTTCGGCTTCGGCCGCCCGGAGCGGGTGCGAAGCGGCGCCAACAACAAGTTCGACGGGATGGTCTACCTCTAcccgggccgcggcggcgacggcggcatcgACGTCGAGCTCTCGCTGCAGCCGGAGCCGATGCAGAGGTTGGACAAGGACCAAGACTTCCTCCAAATGCGAGCCccttaa
- the LOC127781532 gene encoding protein SENSITIVE TO PROTON RHIZOTOXICITY 2-like produces MIPGSGGGGGGGGISPYLVQSQHGHGGGVDGMEMEEGGGFMGEQPQCHPLLYNLSVLKDRVQQLHPLVGLAVAHNAHAHGPLDVSAADAIIQEIVAAASSMMYAFQLLCDLGTAPTTAPSQETAAASAVVVKNNDHAADAGQMEDDHLMQQQWQQNGSRQHDYSSHAHAPPVFHSETAAPAGATSATDTIIELDAAELLAKYTHYCQVCGKGFKRDANLRMHMRAHGDEYKSKAALSNPTKLLAKGGDETMAAAARKYSCPQEGCRWNRRHAKFQPLKSVICAKNHYKRSHCPKMYVCNRCGRKHFSVLSDLRTHEKHCGDHRWLCSCGTSFSRKDKLIGHVSLFAGHQPVMPLDAPRAGKRQRSSSASVAGNIDDTTGIGMGAA; encoded by the coding sequence ATGATTccaggcagtggcggcggcggcggcggcggcggaattaGCCCTTACTTGGTGCAGAGCCAGCatgggcatggcggcggcgtcgacggcatggagatggaggagggcggcggcttcATGGGCGAGCAGCCACAGTGCCACCCGCTGCTCTACAACCTGTCCGTGCTCAAGGACAGGGTGCAGCAGCTGCACCCGCTCGttggcctcgccgtcgcccacaACGCCCACGCCCACGGCCCCCTCGAtgtctccgccgccgacgccatcatCCAGgagatcgtcgccgccgcctcctccatgaTGTACGCCTTCCAGCTGCTCTGCGACCTCGGCACGGCGCCAACCACCGCGCCATCACaggagaccgccgccgcctccgccgtcgttgTCAAGAACAACGACCATGCCGCCGATGCCGGTCAGATGGAGGACGACCATCTCATGCAGCAGCAGTGGCAGCAGAACGGCAGCCGCCAGCACGATTACAGCAGCCATGCCCATGCGCCGCCGGTGTTCCACAGCGAAACGGCGGCACCGGCAGgcgcgacgtcggcgacggACACGATCATCGAGCTGGACGCGGCGGAGCTGCTTGCCAAGTACACGCACTACTGCCAGGTGTGCGGCAAGGGGTTCAAGCGCGACGCCAACCTGCGGATGCACATGCGCGCGCACGGCGACGAGTACAAGAGCAAGGCGGCGCTGTCCAATCCGACCAAGCTGCTCGCCAAGGGAGGCGAcgagacgatggcggcggcggcgaggaagtaCTCGTGCCCGCAGGAGGGTTGCCGGTGGAACAGGAGGCACGCCAAGTTCCAGCCGCTCAAGTCGGTGATCTGCGCAAAGAACCACTACAAGCGCAGCCATTGCCCCAAGATGTACGTGTGCAACCGCTGCGGCCGCAAGCACTTCTCCGTCCTCTCCGACCTCCGCACCCACGAGAAGCACTGCGGCGACCACCGCTGGCTCTGCTCCTGCGGCACCTCCTTCTCCCGCAAGGACAAGCTCATCGGCCATGTCTCCCTCTTCGCCGGCCACCAGCCGGTCATGCCGCTCGACGCCCCCCGCGCCGGCAAGAGGCAGCGATCGTCCTCGGCGTCCGTCGCCGGGAACATTGACGACACCACCGGCATTGGCATGGGCGCCGCCTGA